One genomic segment of Accipiter gentilis chromosome 29, bAccGen1.1, whole genome shotgun sequence includes these proteins:
- the SNRPE gene encoding small nuclear ribonucleoprotein E isoform X1, which yields MAYRGQGQKVQKVMVQPINLIFRYLQNRSRIQVWLYEQVNMRIEGCIIGFDEYMNLVLDDAEEIHSKTKSRKQLGRIMLKGDNITLLQSVSN from the exons ATGGCGTACCGCGGGCAGGGCCAGAAGGTGCAGAAGGTGATGGTGCAGCCCATC aacctcatcttccgctacctgcagaac AGGTCTAGGATCCAGGTGTGGCTTTATGAGCAAGTGAACATGCGGATAGAAGGCTGCATCATT ggctttgatgaATATATGAACTTGGTGCTGGACGACGCAGAGGAGATTCACTCCAAaacaaaatcaaggaaacagctgg GTCGGATCATGTTAAAAGGGGACAATATCACTCTTCTGCAAAGTGTTTCTAACTAG
- the SNRPE gene encoding small nuclear ribonucleoprotein E isoform X3 yields the protein MAYRGQGQKVQKRSRIQVWLYEQVNMRIEGCIIGFDEYMNLVLDDAEEIHSKTKSRKQLGRIMLKGDNITLLQSVSN from the exons ATGGCGTACCGCGGGCAGGGCCAGAAGGTGCAGAAG AGGTCTAGGATCCAGGTGTGGCTTTATGAGCAAGTGAACATGCGGATAGAAGGCTGCATCATT ggctttgatgaATATATGAACTTGGTGCTGGACGACGCAGAGGAGATTCACTCCAAaacaaaatcaaggaaacagctgg GTCGGATCATGTTAAAAGGGGACAATATCACTCTTCTGCAAAGTGTTTCTAACTAG
- the LOC126051926 gene encoding zinc finger CCCH domain-containing protein 11A-like has protein sequence MLADRAARGGWEDLRLYCSAAGWRAAGSPPGTLCRRPPPASIVYRRSCSTGQVPEDWRLANVTPIYKKVKRLVFVLRGEPVIQLNLGERMGKRKASRGRAFSGKSVLPLKHKLADRLGKKTEVLENADKAPKRVQVPRSLKERLGLPSEQSRTETEKAAKPAGEIHVKALEEIQLESTNRRRGEPQVKPQTEGRCKTEDASLGARPSLAEKNHKRLEREKQKTKEFATKAKVESEPKKQSILAPSVLSQVRPAEPSCKAKPAGEVRVKTLEEIKREKALRMQQSGGKVPAPPAQPEPAPTGRRLLRITKLIAPGREEKMTVELSKPFSKAVSAPAEPSDQSATNSKVQVKSLEEIMWEKRQLKQRQEEKLQKEAAAVLSPTEQAIKDRTPASGSPESSVVSGSAYQLPKRILVKSPGDGVESPGKGAAVSPGKGAAQLLEWKAETKPKGCLKPLDGKATFPRKQPLKRKAAESHPSAVAAVKPLSATGGDTKEPSAKKAAVALVPALPEGSLFSIGGRGKPQTR, from the exons ATGCTGGCGGACCGGGCCGCTCGAGGCGGCTGGGAGGACCTGCGTCTCTACTGCTCCGCGGCGGGGTGGCGAGCAGCGGGgagcccccccgggaccctctgtcgtcgtcccccccccgcctccatcgTCTACCGGCGATCCTGCTCAACAGGgcaggtcccagaggactggaggcttgccaatgtgactcccatttataaaaAGG tgaagagatTAGTTTTTGTTTTACGGGGGGAGcctgtgattcaactgaatcttggcgagaggatgggaaaacggaaagcctccagaggaagagcttttt ctggtaaaagtgtccttccACTAAAGCacaagcttgctgacaggctggggaagaagacagaggttctggagaatgctgacaaagcaccaaagag ggttcaagtccccaggtctctgaaggagaggctaggactgccctctgaacagagccgtacagagacag AGAAGGCTGCTAAGCCAGCAGGAGAGATCCATGTGAAAGCACTGGAGGAAATTCAACTTGAGAGCACTAATAGGAGACGAGGAGAACCTCAAGTGAAACCCCAGACTGAAGGACGTTGTAAAACAGAAGATGCCAGCTTGGGTGCAAGACCTTccctggctgaaaaaaaccacaagcgaTTGGAACGAGAGAAGCAAAAAACAAAAGAGTTTGCTACCAAGGCAAAAGTTGAGAGCGAACCCAAGAAGCAGAGCATACTTGCTCCGTCTGTGCTCAGCCAAGTGCGCCCGGCAGAGCCGTCATGTAAAGCCAAGCCAGCAGGAGAAGTGCGTGTTAAAACCTTGGAAGAAATCAAGCGGGAGAAAGCTCTGCGGATGCAGCAGAGTGGAGGAAAAGTGCCAGCTCCACCGGCACAACCTGAACCTGCCCCAACAGGGAGGAGGTTGTTACGGATCACAAAGCTAATAG cacctggaagagaagaaaagatgacagTGGAATTGAGCAAGcctttttccaaagctgtctcTGCACCTGCAGAG CCCTCTGATCAGAGTGCAACTAATTCTAAAGTTCAAGTGAAGAGCCTTGAAGAGATAATGTGGGAGAAGCGGCAACTGAAGCAACGCCAAGAAGAGAagcttcagaaggaagcagctgctgtgctgtctcCTACTGAACAGGCAATCAAGGATAGAACTCCAGCATCAGGGAGTCCTGAATCCAGTGTGGTTTCAGGGTCAGCTTATCAGCTTCCAAAGAGGATATTGGTGAAATCTCCGGGAGATGGGGTGGAAAGCCCCGGAAAGGGTGCTGCCGTATCACCAGGGAAAGGGGCAGCTCAACTTCTGGaatggaaagctgaaa ccaaaccaaaggggtgcctgaagcctttggatgggaaagccaccttccccagaaagcagccactgaaacgtaaggcagccgagagtcatccgtctgccgtggcggctgtgaagccactgagtgccactggtggcgatacaaaggagccttcagctaaaaaagcggctgtg gcccttgttccggctttgccagagggcagcctcttctccataggcgggagaggaaaaccccaaaccaggtaa
- the LOC126051946 gene encoding LOW QUALITY PROTEIN: zinc finger CCCH domain-containing protein 11A-like (The sequence of the model RefSeq protein was modified relative to this genomic sequence to represent the inferred CDS: deleted 1 base in 1 codon) has product MSKQGDDCYFYFYSTCDKGDSCSFRHCAAALGSERVCRRWQEGRCFKPTCRLRHMEVDKKRSEIPCYWENQPAGCQKSNCAFHHTKGRYVDGRFFPPSKTTLPSPPEPAEDDVKMAQASLQQNTLSVQSSPTPQLRGVMKVESSEKVPSPTHPQPVVISAADDDEDGFYFGLSEQLSEEGDETKTPVQQPATQARSGSRIISTGKRGADTKQEDNLNFGIKTLEEIKLEKLKEK; this is encoded by the exons atgtccaagcaaggggacgactgctacttctatttctattccacctgtgacaag ggagacagctgttccttccgccactgtgcggctgctctgggaagtgagagagtgtgcaggcggtggcaggagggtcgctgtttcaagcctacctgcagattgagacacatggaagtcgat aaaaagcgcaGTGAGATTCCTTGCTACTGGGAGAATCAACCAGCTGGCTGTCAGAAATCCAACTGCGCGTTCCATCACACGAAAGGACGCTATGTTGATGGGCGCTTCTTCCCgccaagcaaaa ctacgcttccaagtccacctgagcctgcagaagatgatgtgaaaatggctcaggcgtcactgcagcaaaacacactttctgtccagtcaagtcccactccgcagctgaggggggtgatgaaagtggaaagctctgaaaaggtcccaagtcctacacatcct cagccagttgtaatcagtgctgcagatgacgatgaagatgg gttttattttggactttcagagcagctttctgaagaaggagatgaaactaaaacacctgtccagcaaccagcaacacaagcccGTAGTGGATCGCGGATAATTTCTACTGGGAAACGCGgggctgatacaaagcaag aggacaatttaaattttggaataaaaacacttgaagaaatcaaattggagaaactaaaggaaaaa